In Armatimonadia bacterium, a genomic segment contains:
- a CDS encoding HD domain-containing protein, translated as MRRGSVLDAWCGSAARYEVARLITEGGFEAYAVGGAVRDALMGRDPHDWDLLAPQAARLARHLAAHLRATLVTLHPDPPTFRLVFDPHGEAREEIDLCAPRGASLREDLLARDFTINSIAWRIGTDEEAILDPAEGAADIKARVVRANSLDVLRRDPLRCLRAFRLAAELRFSIEPETMEWIVGAAEGVEKVAGERLGTEFVRLVAQPGLAYWLQQVDSAGVLERFLPEFPLLKGVEQGGYHHLDVWGHTLLVVDDLECILNGPESVFPTSADMVGEYCANAQRVLRLKLAALFHDIAKPQSRAIVEGRVRFIGHETLGMAMVTDIAGRLHLPRDVRHTLSALTHWHMRPIMLVDQTSEPSVSAVRRLLRDCDPDGVGVVVLAAADLLACRGPATDPAEQWQRLRTLDHMLADYRDWSRGQQFQPLLRGRDLVQELGLEPGPQFSVLLNAIEQAQLEGTVRTREEALEMARRLLRDGI; from the coding sequence GTGAGACGCGGAAGTGTCCTCGACGCCTGGTGCGGGTCGGCCGCGCGCTATGAAGTCGCCCGGCTCATCACGGAGGGCGGCTTCGAGGCCTATGCGGTCGGTGGCGCAGTGCGCGATGCACTGATGGGCCGGGACCCTCACGACTGGGACCTGCTTGCCCCTCAGGCGGCGCGGCTTGCCCGGCATCTGGCGGCTCATCTGCGGGCCACCCTCGTCACCTTGCACCCCGATCCACCGACCTTCCGCCTGGTCTTCGATCCGCACGGCGAGGCCCGTGAAGAGATCGACCTGTGCGCACCCCGGGGCGCTTCCCTGCGAGAGGACCTTCTCGCGCGCGACTTCACGATCAACAGCATCGCCTGGCGCATCGGCACCGATGAGGAGGCCATCCTCGATCCTGCGGAGGGCGCCGCCGACATCAAGGCTCGTGTGGTGCGTGCGAACTCCCTCGATGTCCTGCGACGCGACCCTCTGCGCTGCCTGCGGGCCTTCCGCCTGGCGGCGGAGTTGCGCTTCTCCATCGAGCCGGAGACGATGGAATGGATTGTCGGGGCCGCCGAGGGAGTTGAGAAGGTGGCGGGCGAACGTCTTGGCACCGAGTTCGTGCGGCTGGTCGCGCAGCCCGGCCTGGCATACTGGCTCCAGCAGGTTGATTCCGCCGGCGTGCTGGAGCGATTCCTGCCCGAGTTCCCCTTGCTCAAGGGCGTCGAGCAGGGCGGGTACCACCATCTCGACGTCTGGGGCCACACGCTTCTCGTCGTGGATGACCTGGAGTGCATCCTCAACGGGCCGGAGAGTGTCTTCCCGACCAGCGCGGACATGGTGGGCGAGTACTGCGCGAACGCACAGCGGGTGCTGCGCCTGAAGCTGGCGGCGCTGTTCCATGACATCGCCAAGCCTCAGTCCCGTGCCATCGTCGAGGGCCGTGTGCGGTTCATCGGCCACGAGACGCTGGGCATGGCGATGGTCACCGACATCGCCGGACGCCTCCACCTGCCGCGCGATGTCCGTCACACGCTTTCCGCCCTGACGCACTGGCACATGCGGCCCATCATGCTTGTTGACCAGACGAGCGAGCCCTCCGTGAGTGCCGTCCGCAGGCTCCTTCGGGACTGTGATCCTGATGGCGTCGGCGTTGTGGTCCTGGCGGCCGCCGATCTGCTGGCCTGTCGCGGACCGGCCACGGATCCCGCCGAGCAGTGGCAACGTTTGCGAACCCTCGACCACATGCTGGCCGACTACCGGGACTGGAGCCGGGGTCAGCAGTTCCAACCTCTCCTGCGGGGCCGCGATCTGGTGCAGGAGTTGGGGCTCGAGCCGGGGCCTCAGTTCTCTGTACTTCTGAACGCTATCGAGCAGGCGCAACTGGAGGGAACGGTCCGCACTCGAGAGGAAGCCCTGGAGATGGCTCGGAGGCTGCTGCGCGATGGCATCTAG
- a CDS encoding DUF1559 domain-containing protein translates to MRSRGFTLIELLVVIAIIAILAAILFPVFARAREKARQTSCTSNLKQYALAALMYAQDYDERMVPRYYRYDPAVAGGPNWCDNLLVPYTKNLQLRNCPSTNAKSYGYNLDYLNWQPLANILSPSETVMICDVKMCANAGANPSWSVSVHKPSDLGSPLPVPATDEDANPCPGDPNDCARARGVHNGGCNIAFVDGHVKWMKTGSFYYSQNPTDKWFDRN, encoded by the coding sequence ATGCGATCACGCGGCTTCACCTTGATCGAGCTCTTGGTCGTCATTGCGATCATCGCCATTTTGGCGGCGATCCTGTTTCCCGTCTTCGCCCGGGCGCGTGAAAAGGCGCGCCAGACCTCCTGTACCAGCAACCTCAAACAGTATGCTCTTGCTGCGCTGATGTATGCGCAGGACTACGACGAACGCATGGTTCCTCGCTACTACCGGTATGACCCGGCGGTAGCCGGAGGCCCGAACTGGTGCGACAACCTGCTCGTGCCCTACACCAAGAACCTCCAGCTTCGGAACTGCCCGAGCACCAATGCCAAATCCTATGGCTATAACCTCGACTACCTGAACTGGCAGCCCCTGGCAAACATCCTGTCTCCTTCCGAGACCGTCATGATCTGCGACGTCAAGATGTGCGCCAATGCCGGTGCCAACCCGAGCTGGAGCGTCAGCGTCCACAAGCCCTCGGACCTCGGGAGCCCTCTGCCGGTGCCCGCGACCGACGAGGACGCCAACCCGTGCCCCGGGGACCCGAACGACTGTGCACGCGCCCGCGGGGTTCATAACGGCGGCTGCAACATCGCCTTCGTAGACGGGCACGTCAAGTGGATGAAGACCGGCTCCTTCTACTACAGCCAGAACCCAACCGACAAGTGGTTCGACCGCAACTGA
- a CDS encoding ATP-dependent Clp protease ATP-binding subunit, giving the protein MEMWQRFTSRARRAVLLAHSEATRTHVQLIGTEHLLLGLLRLGEGNAVEALAHLGANVDRLRADLDQQMEVGRGGEVNNELAFTPEAQQVIQLAYAEARTLGDPYIGTEHLLLGLLRLGKGPAYRLLRNYGADLAQVRHIVAEMASQRLASHNGRQGEREPQKKSKTPNLDHYSRDLTSLAREGELDPIVGREKEMERVIQILCRRTKNNPCLIGEAGVGKTAIAEGLAQRIAERDVPDLLNNRRLVALDLASLVAGTKYRGEFEERMKRVMEEIRAAQGQIIVFLDELHTIVGTGAAEGAMDASNILKPALARGEMQCIGATTLDEYRKYVEKTPSLERRFQPVMVNEPTPEESLDILRGILDRYAEFHDVVYDDDALDAAVDLAVRYISDRSLPDKAIDLIDEAGSRVKLRAHKEREASQDYAPSAATDTSLFEGHEDDLLPPRRLRDQAEGERLPGGVWESKQVDLPRVYREDIAEVVSTWTGVPVTALSEEESERLLRMEDALHEFIVSQDDAIQTVCRAVRRARAGIQDAKRPTGSFMFLGPTGVGKTYLARVLAKFLFGDEDAVIRIDMSEYMEKFAVSRLIGAPPGYVGYEESGQLSEQVRRRPYCVVLFDEIEKAHPDVFHILLQIMEDGRLTDSQGRVVNFKNAVIIMTSNVGARMISENRSIGFTTEERERSSSARMRDYERMKIKVTDELKRTFSPEFLNRLDDVVVFHALSEEDIRRIVDLQLHTVQEGLAAKGLTLAVTDGVKDLLVKEGYDPTMGARPLRRAIRRIIEDPLAERVLGMPPGERGEIIADVDAEGEVVFRVVEHAVTSF; this is encoded by the coding sequence ATGGAAATGTGGCAACGTTTCACGAGTCGTGCTCGGCGCGCCGTGTTGCTCGCGCACTCCGAGGCGACGCGAACTCATGTCCAGCTCATCGGGACCGAGCACCTGCTGCTCGGGCTCTTGAGGCTGGGCGAGGGGAATGCCGTCGAGGCGCTTGCGCACCTTGGCGCCAATGTTGACCGTCTCCGTGCAGACCTCGATCAGCAGATGGAAGTTGGTCGCGGTGGTGAGGTCAACAACGAGCTAGCCTTCACACCGGAAGCCCAGCAGGTCATCCAACTCGCCTACGCCGAGGCGCGGACCCTGGGCGATCCCTATATTGGAACTGAGCACCTGCTCTTGGGTCTGCTGCGACTGGGCAAGGGCCCTGCCTACCGGCTCCTGCGCAACTACGGCGCCGACCTGGCGCAGGTCCGTCATATTGTCGCCGAGATGGCCAGCCAGCGTCTCGCCTCCCATAATGGGCGTCAGGGAGAGCGCGAGCCCCAGAAGAAGAGCAAGACCCCGAATCTGGACCACTATAGCCGCGACTTGACCTCCCTGGCCCGCGAGGGCGAGCTTGACCCGATCGTCGGCCGTGAGAAGGAAATGGAGCGGGTCATCCAGATCCTGTGCCGGCGCACGAAGAACAACCCCTGCCTCATCGGAGAAGCCGGTGTGGGCAAGACGGCCATCGCCGAGGGGCTCGCCCAGCGCATCGCCGAGCGCGACGTTCCCGATCTGCTCAACAACCGCCGTCTGGTGGCGCTTGACCTGGCCAGTCTCGTGGCCGGCACGAAGTACCGCGGCGAGTTCGAAGAGCGGATGAAGCGCGTGATGGAGGAGATTCGGGCGGCCCAGGGGCAGATCATCGTCTTCCTGGATGAGCTCCACACCATCGTCGGCACCGGCGCTGCCGAAGGCGCGATGGATGCCTCCAACATCCTCAAGCCCGCGCTGGCACGAGGCGAGATGCAGTGCATCGGCGCCACCACGCTGGACGAGTACCGCAAGTATGTCGAGAAGACCCCGTCCCTGGAGCGTCGCTTCCAGCCGGTGATGGTCAACGAGCCGACCCCCGAGGAGTCGCTGGATATCCTGCGCGGGATCCTCGACCGCTACGCCGAGTTCCATGACGTGGTCTACGATGACGACGCCCTGGATGCCGCCGTCGATCTTGCGGTGCGCTACATCAGCGACCGGTCGCTGCCCGACAAGGCCATCGACCTGATCGACGAGGCAGGCTCACGGGTGAAGCTTCGCGCCCACAAGGAACGCGAGGCTTCGCAGGACTATGCACCATCGGCCGCGACTGACACGAGCCTGTTTGAGGGCCACGAGGACGATCTGCTGCCGCCACGGCGGCTGCGCGACCAGGCCGAGGGTGAGCGTCTCCCCGGAGGCGTCTGGGAGAGCAAGCAGGTCGACCTTCCTCGCGTCTACCGGGAGGATATCGCCGAGGTCGTCTCCACCTGGACCGGCGTACCGGTGACTGCGCTGTCGGAAGAGGAGTCCGAGCGGCTGCTGCGGATGGAGGACGCGCTGCACGAGTTCATCGTGAGCCAGGACGACGCAATCCAGACAGTCTGCCGGGCCGTGCGGAGAGCCCGTGCGGGCATCCAGGACGCCAAGCGTCCGACCGGCTCCTTCATGTTCCTGGGGCCGACGGGTGTTGGCAAGACCTACCTGGCGCGTGTGCTGGCCAAGTTCCTGTTCGGCGACGAAGACGCCGTCATTCGCATCGACATGTCCGAATACATGGAGAAGTTCGCGGTCTCCCGACTCATCGGCGCACCTCCGGGCTATGTGGGCTATGAGGAGAGCGGGCAGCTCTCCGAGCAGGTGCGGCGACGGCCCTACTGCGTGGTTCTCTTCGACGAGATCGAGAAGGCCCATCCCGACGTGTTCCACATCCTCCTGCAGATCATGGAGGACGGCCGCCTCACCGACAGCCAGGGCCGCGTGGTCAACTTCAAGAACGCCGTCATCATCATGACCAGCAACGTCGGCGCCCGGATGATCAGCGAGAACCGGAGCATCGGCTTCACCACCGAAGAGCGCGAGCGATCGAGCAGCGCCCGGATGCGCGACTACGAGCGGATGAAGATCAAGGTTACCGACGAGCTCAAGCGCACCTTCAGCCCCGAGTTCCTCAACCGTCTCGATGACGTCGTCGTCTTCCACGCCCTGAGCGAAGAGGACATTCGCCGCATCGTGGACCTACAGCTTCACACGGTGCAGGAGGGGCTCGCAGCCAAGGGTCTGACGCTGGCAGTAACCGACGGCGTCAAGGACCTGCTGGTGAAGGAAGGCTACGATCCCACGATGGGTGCACGGCCGCTGCGCCGGGCCATCCGGCGGATCATCGAGGACCCGCTGGCGGAGCGAGTGCTGGGCATGCCTCCAGGCGAGAGAGGCGAGATCATCGCAGACGTCGACGCCGAGGGCGAAGTGGTCTTCCGGGTCGTGGAGCACGCCGTCACCAGCTTCTGA
- the ilvE gene encoding branched-chain-amino-acid transaminase: MSLMIYLNGKLVPQEQATVSVFDHGVLYGDGVFEGIRAYNGRVFRLEQHIDRLYAGAHTLMINIPISKEEMCKAVCDTCAANNLTDAYIRLVVTRGDGDLGLDPRKCTTPTIFVIAASIQMYPEEFYQKGLELITCSTRRNSPQTLDPAMKSLNYLNNILAKIETIQAGVPEGIMLTADGYVSECTGDNLFIVKGNALIVPPLHLGNLGGITRMTIMELAEAEGLEVREEMFRLHDLYNADEFFITGTAAEVVPGVKVDGRPIANGKPGPITQRLRKRYQELTYAEGTPIK, translated from the coding sequence ATGTCTCTCATGATCTACCTGAACGGGAAGCTTGTTCCGCAGGAGCAGGCGACGGTGTCCGTGTTCGATCACGGAGTGCTGTATGGCGACGGCGTGTTCGAGGGGATCAGGGCCTACAACGGCCGCGTGTTCCGGCTCGAACAGCACATTGACCGGCTCTACGCCGGAGCACATACGCTCATGATCAACATCCCGATCTCCAAGGAAGAGATGTGCAAGGCGGTCTGCGACACCTGCGCCGCCAACAACCTCACCGACGCCTACATTCGCCTGGTAGTCACCCGCGGCGACGGCGATCTGGGTCTTGACCCTCGCAAGTGCACCACGCCGACGATCTTCGTCATCGCGGCGTCGATCCAGATGTACCCGGAGGAGTTCTACCAGAAGGGTCTCGAGCTCATCACCTGCTCGACCCGCCGGAACTCCCCGCAGACCCTCGATCCGGCCATGAAGTCGCTCAACTACCTGAACAACATCCTGGCCAAGATCGAAACCATCCAGGCAGGCGTGCCGGAAGGCATTATGTTGACCGCGGATGGGTATGTATCAGAATGCACGGGCGACAATCTGTTCATCGTCAAGGGCAACGCTCTGATCGTCCCGCCGCTGCACCTTGGTAACCTGGGTGGCATCACCCGCATGACCATCATGGAGCTCGCCGAGGCCGAGGGGCTTGAGGTGCGCGAGGAGATGTTCCGGCTCCATGACCTGTACAACGCCGACGAGTTCTTCATCACGGGCACGGCGGCCGAGGTTGTGCCGGGTGTTAAGGTTGACGGCAGACCCATCGCAAACGGGAAACCAGGACCGATCACCCAGCGTCTAAGGAAGCGGTACCAGGAACTCACGTATGCCGAAGGGACGCCGATAAAGTAG
- a CDS encoding M55 family metallopeptidase, giving the protein MKVFISADMEGISGLPNAAMTETDDRDFGRARELMTADVNAAVEGALAAGATQIVVRDAHGTANNLLPEKMPGPAEVIQGWTATGRMMEGIDETFDAALLIGYHAKSLTPGGTIAHTMTGVVRRLWYNDVEVGESAISAAHAGRFGVPLVFASGDEALCQEVLRVISPRMGTAAVKSAYGRQCIRLLALAEAHQRIRDGVKLALERRAEVAPYCPEGPIRLRMRFQTLQQAEGASRVPTIRRLNDLTVEGEAADGVAAADLVCTLYGAAR; this is encoded by the coding sequence ATGAAGGTATTCATCTCCGCTGACATGGAGGGCATCTCCGGACTCCCGAACGCAGCCATGACGGAGACCGACGACCGCGACTTCGGGCGTGCCCGCGAACTCATGACGGCCGACGTCAATGCGGCGGTCGAAGGTGCGCTGGCCGCCGGTGCGACGCAGATCGTCGTGCGGGATGCCCACGGAACCGCCAACAATCTGCTGCCCGAGAAGATGCCGGGGCCGGCCGAGGTGATCCAGGGCTGGACCGCTACCGGTCGCATGATGGAGGGCATCGACGAGACCTTCGATGCGGCCTTGCTCATCGGCTACCATGCCAAGTCCCTGACACCCGGCGGCACGATCGCCCACACCATGACAGGGGTAGTGCGCCGCCTATGGTACAACGACGTCGAGGTCGGCGAGAGCGCCATCAGCGCAGCCCATGCCGGCCGCTTCGGCGTCCCCCTGGTCTTCGCCAGCGGTGACGAGGCGCTGTGCCAGGAGGTCCTGCGGGTCATCAGCCCGAGGATGGGGACGGCAGCAGTGAAGAGCGCCTACGGCCGTCAGTGCATCAGGCTGCTGGCACTCGCGGAAGCTCACCAGCGGATCCGCGACGGGGTCAAGCTGGCCCTGGAGCGCCGAGCCGAGGTCGCACCGTACTGCCCGGAAGGCCCGATCCGCCTCAGGATGCGGTTCCAGACGCTCCAGCAGGCAGAGGGCGCGTCACGAGTGCCCACGATCCGACGGCTGAACGACCTGACCGTGGAAGGCGAAGCGGCCGATGGAGTGGCCGCCGCCGACCTCGTATGCACCCTTTACGGCGCTGCCCGGTAG
- a CDS encoding glycerophosphodiester phosphodiesterase family protein, with amino-acid sequence MTPKPVGLPLIVAHRGSPVTHPENTLVSFQAGLDTGALAAECDVHCTLDGEVIVLHDDNLQRVASDSRKVADMTLAEVRKVDVGSWKGARFAGEKIPTLREVLELLRGKQRLNIEIKAQGIAHRVVETVRVAKASECVNLISFSHDTLRRVRQLAPDLPTGLISSGVQEDTPEECHKLLRSAFELGVQFLSVHWKGLPDSLIHEATLSGLTLWSWTLNDPESVRREAARGAASVTSDDPAMALKAIADR; translated from the coding sequence ATGACCCCGAAGCCAGTCGGTCTTCCACTGATCGTCGCCCACAGGGGTTCGCCGGTGACGCATCCCGAGAACACCCTCGTCTCCTTCCAGGCGGGCCTTGATACCGGCGCCCTCGCCGCGGAGTGTGACGTCCACTGCACCCTTGACGGTGAGGTCATTGTTCTGCACGACGACAACCTGCAGCGCGTGGCCTCCGACTCGCGCAAGGTGGCGGACATGACCCTTGCCGAGGTCAGGAAGGTCGACGTCGGCAGTTGGAAGGGCGCCCGCTTCGCCGGTGAGAAGATCCCGACCCTGCGCGAGGTCCTTGAACTGCTCCGCGGCAAGCAGCGGCTGAACATCGAGATCAAGGCCCAGGGCATCGCCCACCGTGTGGTGGAGACCGTGCGGGTTGCGAAGGCCTCCGAGTGCGTGAACCTGATCTCCTTCAGCCACGACACCTTGCGCCGGGTGCGCCAGCTCGCACCGGACCTCCCCACCGGCCTCATCTCGAGCGGAGTGCAGGAGGACACGCCGGAGGAGTGCCACAAGCTTCTTCGCAGCGCTTTCGAGCTCGGCGTGCAGTTCCTCAGCGTGCACTGGAAGGGGTTGCCCGACTCCCTAATCCACGAAGCCACACTCTCCGGCCTGACCCTCTGGTCCTGGACGCTGAACGATCCGGAGAGTGTCAGGCGGGAGGCTGCTCGAGGCGCAGCCTCCGTGACGAGCGACGATCCGGCCATGGCTCTGAAGGCGATCGCGGACCGGTAG
- a CDS encoding transaldolase family protein, producing MTEKTLSTLQKLMFHTPADKLVTELNALQADLAKEYPGACEERKAEIAETVKECAIDLQSGLVDWNLKCSRFCSCNPCREVADDVLTGESKQCVAMLREWGLTDLAAATEAEIAGVKASNLLKLTRMSLRGECNTYWGNDYASGLREAMRRGAAMVTTNPVLVNTARTEDPAYWTPVRDKLQQKYPNYSPVELAYALTIQVVVENAKLLRPIWELTDADMGYVSLQLSPKNATDAEQMIKEAKWVWGQLEQELGGVPNCVFKVPGTKAGIDVAGELTSCKMGVNVTVNFSLPQQIAFAGVIEKYSNTKVSYRTQMDGRVDDPVGDELKEYVADWEEVKTWCTTAIRQREYRLLNFTPQRGGLGFTKSRPLPASGRGPWNILRSIHNEPEVPLWLTVFPNRQVEFDAEPRELDPNGMWAPLPAGALDKLYKSKLFRQAYEPDGMTVDEFDSYLPVVKTLTQFNEGYDTFVKWVSEK from the coding sequence ATGACCGAAAAGACCCTGAGTACCCTCCAGAAACTGATGTTCCACACGCCCGCCGACAAGCTCGTAACCGAGCTTAACGCGCTCCAGGCGGATCTCGCCAAGGAGTACCCGGGCGCCTGCGAGGAGCGCAAGGCTGAGATCGCCGAGACCGTCAAGGAGTGCGCCATCGACCTGCAGTCCGGTCTCGTCGACTGGAATCTGAAGTGCAGCCGCTTCTGCTCCTGCAACCCCTGCCGCGAGGTCGCCGATGACGTCCTCACGGGCGAGAGCAAGCAGTGCGTCGCCATGCTGCGCGAGTGGGGTCTCACCGACCTCGCCGCGGCCACCGAGGCCGAGATCGCCGGCGTCAAGGCCAGCAACCTGCTCAAGCTCACCCGCATGAGCCTGCGCGGCGAGTGCAACACCTACTGGGGCAACGACTACGCCTCCGGTCTGCGCGAAGCCATGCGCCGCGGCGCCGCAATGGTCACCACCAACCCGGTCCTGGTCAACACCGCTCGGACCGAGGACCCGGCCTACTGGACCCCGGTGCGCGACAAGCTGCAGCAGAAGTACCCCAACTACAGCCCGGTCGAGCTCGCCTATGCCCTGACCATTCAGGTCGTTGTCGAGAACGCCAAGCTGCTGCGCCCCATCTGGGAACTCACTGACGCCGACATGGGCTACGTCAGCCTCCAGCTCAGCCCGAAAAACGCGACTGACGCAGAGCAGATGATCAAGGAAGCCAAGTGGGTCTGGGGCCAGCTCGAGCAGGAGCTCGGCGGCGTCCCCAACTGCGTCTTCAAGGTCCCGGGCACCAAGGCCGGCATCGACGTCGCCGGAGAGCTCACAAGCTGCAAGATGGGCGTCAACGTCACCGTCAACTTCTCCCTGCCCCAGCAGATCGCTTTCGCAGGCGTCATCGAGAAGTACAGCAACACCAAGGTCAGCTACCGCACGCAGATGGACGGCCGCGTCGACGATCCGGTCGGCGACGAGCTCAAGGAGTACGTGGCCGACTGGGAAGAGGTCAAGACCTGGTGCACCACCGCCATCCGCCAGCGCGAGTACCGGCTGCTCAACTTCACGCCCCAGCGCGGCGGCCTGGGCTTCACCAAGTCCCGTCCCTTGCCGGCCTCCGGTCGCGGCCCGTGGAACATCCTGCGCTCCATCCACAATGAGCCCGAAGTCCCGCTGTGGCTCACCGTCTTCCCGAACCGTCAGGTGGAGTTCGACGCCGAACCGCGCGAGCTCGATCCCAACGGAATGTGGGCTCCGCTGCCCGCCGGGGCGCTGGACAAGCTGTACAAGTCGAAGCTCTTCCGCCAGGCCTACGAGCCGGATGGCATGACCGTCGACGAGTTCGACTCCTACCTGCCGGTCGTCAAGACCCTCACGCAGTTCAACGAGGGCTACGACACCTTCGTCAAGTGGGTCTCGGAGAAGTAG